From the Chitinophaga lutea genome, one window contains:
- a CDS encoding tetratricopeptide repeat-containing sensor histidine kinase — protein sequence MQRIPVILLLLLAAACTQQSAPVQKMQADSIMAYMKSDINPFFHDHRPREAGIKLDSLLPLVQQLDDYRLTCSWYRFKGVQLNMQEQPDSARYYIDLSMALALQKDTTQKQVLGAKVQLADLLKDQQQYDSALHYARDAYYLAHKVDTPGLPIICFRLSEIYTEIGDAPAIRRYLFEGYERCTQPKLKTVLANSISKYYADAGHNDSAILFFKEMERDTSFSNPYFEAVRAENLGLLLVDDGKQEEGLQYQLKGMAISRELDDLDGESYLNLAVTYSKMKQYGAADVYIDTALALARKEQDQNVITRAWNRRSTNFEAQGNYKAAYASLDSAYKSFGAELDSSLALQARELETQYAVKAKDDEISALAFENRVNRQIRRQQQVIIVAIVVAAVLLALLGVLLWRRRAMQLQLREEALRQRLLRSQMEPHFIFNTLSVLQSFIRGDEKEKSIKYLNKFARLVRISLENARESIVPLKDELVALESYLSLQVMRFEGTFDFRIEVYDHYEDDGLLIPPMLLQPFVENAILHGLRRVEQGGLITVRIDRRQHTLHCVIEDNGSGLQPVVAEVEKQSLSTLITQERLSMLSKQTGHPATLQITDKKTENSHGLRVEMDIPFRKK from the coding sequence ATGCAACGTATCCCCGTTATCCTGCTGCTGCTCCTGGCTGCGGCGTGCACGCAGCAAAGCGCCCCCGTGCAGAAAATGCAGGCCGACTCGATCATGGCTTACATGAAGTCGGATATCAATCCCTTTTTTCACGACCACCGCCCGCGCGAAGCAGGCATCAAACTCGACAGCCTCCTGCCACTGGTGCAGCAGCTCGACGATTACCGCCTCACCTGCAGCTGGTACCGCTTCAAAGGTGTGCAGCTGAACATGCAGGAGCAGCCGGACAGTGCGCGGTATTACATCGACCTGTCGATGGCCCTTGCCCTGCAGAAAGATACCACGCAGAAACAGGTGCTCGGCGCGAAGGTGCAGCTGGCCGATCTGCTGAAGGACCAGCAGCAATACGACAGCGCGCTGCATTATGCCCGCGACGCCTATTACCTGGCGCATAAAGTCGATACGCCGGGCCTGCCCATCATCTGTTTCCGCCTCAGCGAAATCTATACGGAAATCGGCGATGCGCCCGCCATCCGCCGTTACCTGTTCGAAGGGTATGAGCGCTGCACCCAACCGAAGCTGAAAACGGTACTGGCGAACAGTATTTCGAAATATTATGCGGACGCGGGCCATAACGATTCCGCCATCCTTTTCTTCAAAGAGATGGAACGCGATACGAGTTTCTCCAATCCTTACTTCGAAGCCGTTCGCGCCGAAAATCTCGGCCTGCTGCTGGTCGACGACGGGAAGCAGGAAGAAGGGCTGCAATACCAGCTGAAAGGCATGGCCATCAGCCGGGAGCTGGACGATCTCGACGGGGAATCTTACCTCAACCTGGCTGTCACCTACAGCAAAATGAAACAATACGGCGCCGCGGATGTGTACATCGATACCGCGCTGGCCCTGGCGCGTAAGGAGCAGGACCAGAACGTCATCACCCGCGCCTGGAACCGCCGTTCCACCAACTTCGAGGCGCAGGGGAATTATAAGGCCGCGTATGCTTCGCTCGACAGCGCGTACAAAAGTTTCGGCGCCGAGCTCGATTCTTCGCTGGCCCTGCAGGCGCGTGAACTGGAAACGCAGTATGCCGTGAAAGCCAAAGACGACGAGATTTCCGCGCTGGCATTCGAGAACCGGGTGAACCGCCAGATTCGCCGGCAGCAACAGGTGATCATCGTGGCGATCGTTGTGGCCGCCGTATTGCTGGCCCTGCTGGGCGTGCTGCTCTGGCGCCGGCGGGCGATGCAGTTGCAGCTCCGCGAAGAAGCGCTGCGGCAGCGTTTGCTGCGCAGCCAGATGGAGCCGCATTTTATATTCAATACCCTGAGCGTACTGCAGAGTTTTATCCGTGGAGACGAAAAAGAGAAGTCGATCAAATACCTCAATAAATTCGCGCGCCTCGTGCGTATCAGCCTCGAAAACGCCCGCGAAAGCATCGTGCCGCTGAAAGATGAACTGGTGGCGCTGGAGAGCTATCTCAGCCTGCAAGTCATGCGTTTTGAAGGCACTTTCGATTTCCGGATCGAAGTATATGACCATTATGAAGACGACGGCCTGCTGATCCCGCCGATGCTGTTGCAGCCCTTCGTGGAAAACGCCATCCTGCACGGCCTGCGCAGGGTAGAGCAGGGGGGGCTCATTACAGTGCGCATCGACCGCCGCCAGCATACGCTGCATTGTGTGATCGAAGACAACGGCAGCGGCCTGCAGCCGGTTGTGGCCGAGGTGGAAAAACAGTCGCTCAGCACCCTCATCACACAGGAGCGCCTGTCGATGCTCAGTAAACAAACCGGCCATCCCGCCACCCTCCAGATCACGGACAAAAAAACGGAGAACAGCCACGGGCTGCGGGTGGAAATGGACATTCCCTTCCGGAAGAAATGA
- a CDS encoding heparan-alpha-glucosaminide N-acetyltransferase domain-containing protein has translation MTVSQRIASIDITRAITMLMMIFVNDLWTLHDIPAWLEHTAANDDGMGLADTVFPAFLFIVGMSIPYAIASRIKKGDNRLRLVRHVLERSVALLVMGLFLVNGEYINGPLTGIGKGGWNVLSCICFILIWNQYPQRFPRLAVNILKGVGIVALALLAYIYRGGEAGITFSTHWWGILGLIGWAYLVTALIYVLGRGSLTVNFVAWVIFIGCSMLAHGGVTSSGSILRTLLDPLEDGAMPTLVLAGVIVSQLFRQYAAAGKWQAVTAVLSAIAVVWLAAGFVTRPVWGISKILATPSWVLICSGITTFLFIAIYWLCDLKNKASWFDIIRPAGSDTLLCYLVPYFVYALMGAAGLFGVIQLGGIVGLFKSLLFAIVVIQIARGLTKAGIRLKL, from the coding sequence ATGACCGTTTCCCAACGCATTGCTTCCATTGACATCACCCGCGCCATTACCATGCTGATGATGATTTTTGTGAACGACCTGTGGACGCTGCATGATATTCCCGCCTGGCTGGAGCACACCGCCGCTAACGACGACGGGATGGGCCTGGCGGACACGGTATTCCCCGCCTTTCTTTTTATCGTGGGCATGAGCATTCCGTACGCCATTGCGAGCCGGATTAAAAAAGGCGACAACCGGTTGCGGCTGGTGCGGCATGTGCTGGAACGGTCGGTGGCCCTGCTGGTGATGGGCCTGTTCCTCGTAAACGGCGAATACATCAACGGGCCGCTCACGGGCATCGGCAAAGGCGGCTGGAATGTGCTGTCGTGCATCTGCTTCATACTGATCTGGAATCAATACCCGCAGCGGTTTCCGCGGCTGGCCGTGAATATCCTCAAAGGCGTGGGCATCGTTGCCCTTGCGCTGCTCGCGTACATCTACCGCGGCGGCGAAGCCGGCATCACGTTCTCCACGCACTGGTGGGGCATCCTGGGGCTGATCGGCTGGGCCTACCTCGTTACCGCGCTCATTTACGTGCTGGGGCGCGGCAGCCTGACCGTGAACTTTGTTGCCTGGGTGATTTTTATTGGATGCAGCATGCTGGCCCATGGTGGCGTCACCAGCAGCGGCAGCATCCTCCGCACCCTCCTCGACCCGCTGGAAGACGGCGCCATGCCCACGCTGGTACTGGCCGGCGTGATCGTATCGCAGTTATTCCGCCAATACGCCGCGGCCGGCAAGTGGCAGGCGGTGACAGCCGTATTGTCCGCGATTGCCGTTGTATGGCTGGCTGCGGGCTTTGTTACGCGCCCGGTCTGGGGCATCTCGAAAATACTCGCCACGCCCAGCTGGGTACTGATTTGCAGCGGCATCACCACCTTCCTGTTCATCGCCATCTACTGGCTCTGCGACCTGAAAAACAAGGCATCCTGGTTCGACATCATCCGGCCCGCCGGTTCCGATACGCTCCTGTGTTACCTCGTACCGTATTTCGTATATGCGTTGATGGGAGCCGCCGGGCTTTTCGGGGTGATACAGCTGGGCGGCATCGTGGGACTGTTCAAGTCACTGCTGTTTGCCATTGTTGTTATCCAGATCGCCCGCGGTCTCACCAAAGCAGGAATCCGTTTGAAACTGTAA
- a CDS encoding CBM96 family carbohydrate-binding protein, protein MMKTAVHNKIRQLTLLLLVTLLLPLMQSYAQTLPANFQRVLVTGGLTGPTSFAQLPDGRILICQQNGQLRVFKNGSLLATPAVSLSVSTSGERGLIGIAVDPAFATNKYIYLYYTSSSGPHNRVSRFTMNGDLAQSELAILDMPTLSAIYHNGGGLAFDNTGKLLVSTGDNKVGSNASNLDHYHGKVLRINTDGSVPTGNPFSGGAQRSRVWAYGLRNPFTLNVDPGTGKIYVNDVGEATWEEINDASVGGRNFGWPSKEGMCTSGCTGLTNPVYVYQTNRNDPPATGQGCAINGGAFLHGAISNWPATYHGKYFFLDYCGTWIDYINPASASPTRNGFGTGLSDGLTTMKQGIDGDLYFLRRGNNSLYKIVYNGNSAPVITAQPQNITVPQGQNATFSVTASGTPAPTYQWRKGTTNISGATSATYTITNVQASHAGSYNVVVTNSAGSVTSNNATLTVTAPNTLPVATITSPANGGSFRAGDNISFTGTATDTEDGTLPASAYTWWVDFHHANHTHPGPEINDGVTSGSFPISVEGHTETDIWYRLYLEVTDSQGGKDTTYVEIFPVTSNLTLQTVPSGLQLTLNDIPFTTPSTQESLSGMVRPMKAPSPQTLNGTTYLFDFWAHGGAREQNITVTDNDATYTAHYKVASAPVNFTPIHDAYVRDGTNAGITHGVTDSSVLITKVSPTGQLNNARESYLMFDLTSVTSPVAAVVLRVYGKVDLTTVPSVGVGAYSVANTTWTENTLTWNNKPATGANPLATVTVTNAAYAYYDFDVTAYVQAEKAAGRNRVAFALKSQVAHDPRVFWNSSEATSNPPLLSVITDAGGNLNPTASITSPANGASFTAPANITITATAADADGTVSKVEFFNGASKLGEATTAPYTFAWNNVPAGSYSLTAKATDDDNATGTSAAVNITVTGAPGCEPVTASADDGNVAANVLDDNLATRWSAQGDGQWIAFCLGTVQTVTGVQIAFYNGNVRSSNFDIQTSTNGSTWTNVATGLSSSGTSLNLETFSIPSTSTQYIRILGHGNSVNLWNSYTEVKFVTGGGSTETALPAVHDAYVRNGTAATVTHGTTDPNQLIVKLNSNPDAGNDRQTYLTFNTSSITGTVTNVKIRLYGALTDNRNSNVPLGAHSVATTSWTESTLTWNNKPAASGTALVSTTITDSIKRFYTWDVTSYVAAEKAAGRHTVSFAIISSLATNPILSFNSKETGSNAPQLIVTHGSGLAGQAIAAKGQDVDMTETSPGLHTFPNPFRDNITVTYTLKREGRVQLALFDLSGRQVAILADAVQPAGQHRANYKAGQLSSGLYVLKLTHNNKVITKKLMKE, encoded by the coding sequence ATGATGAAAACTGCTGTACACAACAAAATCAGACAGCTAACCCTATTGCTGCTGGTTACTTTACTCCTTCCGCTCATGCAATCGTATGCACAAACCCTGCCTGCCAACTTCCAGCGCGTACTGGTGACCGGCGGGCTGACAGGGCCCACATCGTTTGCCCAACTGCCGGACGGCAGGATACTGATCTGCCAGCAAAACGGACAGCTGCGCGTGTTCAAAAACGGCTCACTGCTGGCTACGCCGGCGGTGTCGCTGTCGGTGAGCACCAGCGGCGAGCGCGGCCTCATCGGCATTGCGGTAGACCCGGCTTTTGCCACCAACAAGTACATTTATCTCTATTACACCTCGTCGTCAGGCCCACACAACCGGGTGAGCCGCTTTACCATGAACGGCGACCTGGCGCAGTCGGAGCTGGCCATCCTCGACATGCCCACCCTCAGCGCCATTTACCACAACGGCGGCGGGCTGGCTTTCGACAACACCGGCAAACTGCTCGTGTCGACCGGGGATAACAAGGTAGGAAGCAACGCCTCCAACCTCGATCACTATCACGGCAAGGTGCTGCGTATCAATACCGACGGCTCGGTGCCCACGGGCAATCCCTTTTCCGGCGGCGCGCAGCGGAGCCGTGTGTGGGCGTACGGGTTGCGCAATCCTTTCACGCTGAACGTAGACCCCGGCACAGGTAAAATTTATGTGAACGACGTGGGCGAAGCCACCTGGGAAGAAATCAACGACGCTTCCGTAGGCGGCCGCAATTTCGGCTGGCCGTCCAAAGAAGGGATGTGCACCAGCGGCTGCACCGGCCTCACCAACCCCGTATACGTTTACCAGACCAACCGTAACGACCCGCCGGCAACCGGCCAGGGATGCGCCATCAACGGCGGCGCGTTCCTGCATGGGGCCATCAGCAACTGGCCGGCCACCTATCATGGCAAATACTTTTTCCTCGACTACTGCGGTACCTGGATAGATTACATCAATCCCGCATCGGCCTCCCCTACCCGCAACGGCTTCGGCACCGGGCTCAGCGACGGCCTCACCACCATGAAACAGGGCATCGACGGAGATCTGTATTTTTTAAGAAGGGGCAACAACTCCCTCTATAAAATCGTGTACAACGGCAACTCCGCACCGGTGATCACCGCACAGCCGCAAAACATCACCGTGCCGCAGGGACAGAACGCCACCTTCAGCGTTACGGCCTCCGGCACGCCAGCGCCCACGTACCAGTGGCGCAAAGGCACCACCAATATCTCCGGCGCCACATCGGCTACCTACACCATCACCAACGTACAGGCTTCGCACGCAGGCAGCTATAATGTAGTGGTGACGAACAGTGCGGGCAGCGTTACGAGCAACAACGCCACCCTGACCGTGACCGCACCCAACACCCTGCCGGTTGCCACCATCACCAGTCCGGCCAACGGCGGCAGCTTCCGCGCGGGCGATAACATCAGCTTCACCGGTACGGCCACCGATACGGAAGACGGCACCCTGCCGGCCAGCGCGTACACCTGGTGGGTAGATTTCCATCATGCCAACCACACGCATCCCGGCCCGGAAATCAACGACGGCGTCACCAGCGGCTCTTTCCCGATTTCGGTGGAAGGCCATACGGAAACGGATATCTGGTACCGCCTGTACCTCGAAGTGACGGATTCACAGGGCGGGAAAGACACTACCTACGTGGAGATTTTCCCGGTGACATCCAACCTCACCCTGCAGACCGTTCCTTCCGGCTTACAGCTCACGCTGAACGATATTCCGTTCACCACACCGTCTACCCAGGAATCATTGTCCGGCATGGTGCGGCCCATGAAAGCCCCCAGCCCGCAAACGCTCAACGGCACCACGTACCTGTTCGACTTCTGGGCACACGGCGGCGCGCGTGAGCAGAACATCACCGTCACCGACAACGACGCTACTTATACGGCGCATTATAAAGTGGCCTCCGCACCGGTGAACTTCACTCCGATACATGATGCGTATGTGCGCGACGGAACGAATGCCGGCATCACGCATGGCGTCACCGATTCCAGCGTGCTCATCACCAAGGTATCGCCCACCGGCCAGCTCAACAACGCACGGGAATCGTACCTGATGTTCGACCTTACGTCCGTAACCAGCCCGGTTGCAGCCGTGGTGCTCAGGGTGTATGGCAAGGTGGACCTCACTACCGTGCCCTCCGTTGGCGTAGGCGCGTATTCCGTAGCCAATACCACATGGACCGAAAACACCCTCACCTGGAACAACAAACCGGCTACCGGCGCCAATCCGCTGGCGACCGTGACGGTGACCAATGCGGCCTACGCATATTATGATTTCGATGTTACGGCCTACGTGCAGGCGGAAAAAGCAGCCGGCAGAAACCGGGTGGCCTTTGCGCTGAAGAGCCAGGTAGCGCACGATCCGCGTGTGTTCTGGAATTCCAGTGAGGCCACCTCCAACCCGCCTTTGCTGTCGGTGATCACCGATGCGGGCGGCAACCTGAACCCTACGGCCAGCATCACCTCGCCGGCAAACGGGGCCAGCTTCACCGCACCGGCCAACATCACCATCACAGCTACGGCAGCGGATGCGGACGGCACCGTGTCGAAAGTGGAATTCTTCAATGGCGCCAGCAAACTGGGTGAGGCCACTACAGCGCCTTACACCTTTGCCTGGAACAATGTGCCCGCCGGCAGCTACAGCCTCACGGCCAAAGCCACCGACGACGATAATGCCACCGGCACTTCCGCCGCGGTGAACATCACCGTCACCGGCGCACCGGGTTGCGAACCGGTAACCGCCAGCGCAGACGATGGCAACGTTGCCGCGAACGTGCTGGACGACAATCTCGCCACCCGCTGGTCCGCGCAGGGCGACGGACAGTGGATAGCCTTCTGCCTGGGCACGGTACAAACCGTTACCGGCGTACAAATCGCGTTCTATAACGGTAATGTGCGCTCTTCCAACTTCGACATCCAGACGAGCACCAACGGCAGCACCTGGACCAACGTGGCCACCGGCCTGAGCAGCAGCGGCACTTCGCTGAACCTCGAAACGTTCAGCATACCGTCTACCAGCACACAGTACATCCGCATCCTCGGCCACGGCAACTCCGTGAACCTGTGGAACAGCTACACCGAAGTGAAATTCGTTACCGGCGGCGGTTCTACGGAAACGGCCCTCCCCGCTGTGCATGATGCGTATGTACGCAACGGCACCGCCGCTACCGTCACCCACGGCACCACGGACCCGAACCAGCTGATCGTGAAACTGAACAGCAACCCGGATGCGGGCAACGACCGGCAGACCTATCTCACCTTCAATACCAGCAGTATTACCGGCACGGTGACCAATGTGAAGATCCGTCTGTACGGCGCGCTGACCGACAACCGGAACAGCAACGTGCCGCTCGGCGCACATTCCGTGGCCACCACCAGCTGGACGGAAAGCACGCTCACCTGGAACAACAAACCGGCGGCAAGCGGAACGGCGCTTGTGTCTACCACCATCACCGATTCAATCAAACGCTTCTACACCTGGGATGTGACCAGTTATGTGGCCGCAGAAAAAGCAGCAGGCCGCCATACCGTGTCGTTCGCCATTATCAGCTCGCTGGCTACCAACCCGATCCTTTCCTTTAACTCGAAAGAAACCGGCAGCAACGCACCGCAGCTGATCGTCACCCACGGCAGCGGGCTGGCGGGCCAGGCCATTGCGGCGAAAGGACAGGACGTGGACATGACCGAAACGTCCCCCGGACTGCACACGTTCCCCAACCCCTTCAGGGACAATATAACAGTAACGTACACACTGAAACGTGAAGGACGCGTGCAACTGGCATTGTTCGACCTCAGCGGCAGGCAGGTAGCCATACTGGCGGATGCCGTGCAACCCGCAGGGCAGCACAGGGCGAACTACAAGGCTGGACAGCTTTCATCCGGCTTATACGTACTCAAACTCACGCACAACAACAAGGTCATCACGAAAAAACTGATGAAGGAATAA
- a CDS encoding LytR/AlgR family response regulator transcription factor — MIRVVIIDDEPAIRKDLQALMQLQPGFVVVGVCGSIQEAKVLIPATQPDLLLLDISLGDGTGFDILHDMAPACKVIFITAHQDFAIKAIKYGALDYLLKPVDEEELQLALARVARMQQAAPEQVAVARDQLKQGGGLQHRIVLRSQQYLQIVAFEEIIYCQSDAGYTTFFLADGRKIVVSKSIKEYEELLPDTWFLRPHQSYLVNHRFIDRYHKDGYLILRNHVEIPVSTRRKDFVVEYLTGNR, encoded by the coding sequence GTGATCAGAGTAGTCATCATTGACGACGAACCGGCCATCCGGAAAGACCTTCAGGCACTCATGCAGCTGCAACCCGGTTTTGTGGTGGTAGGCGTTTGCGGCAGCATCCAGGAGGCGAAGGTATTGATACCGGCCACGCAGCCCGACCTGCTGCTGCTCGACATTTCCCTCGGGGACGGCACCGGCTTTGATATCCTGCACGATATGGCCCCGGCCTGCAAGGTGATCTTCATCACCGCCCACCAGGATTTTGCCATTAAAGCCATCAAATACGGCGCGCTCGACTACCTGCTCAAGCCGGTGGATGAAGAAGAACTGCAGCTGGCGCTGGCCCGTGTGGCCCGCATGCAGCAGGCGGCGCCGGAACAGGTGGCCGTTGCGCGCGACCAGCTGAAGCAGGGCGGAGGGCTCCAGCACCGCATCGTACTGCGGTCGCAACAGTATCTCCAGATCGTTGCTTTTGAAGAAATTATCTACTGCCAGAGCGATGCGGGGTACACCACCTTCTTTTTAGCCGACGGGCGCAAAATTGTCGTATCCAAATCCATCAAGGAATATGAGGAACTGTTGCCCGATACCTGGTTTTTGCGGCCCCATCAGTCGTACCTGGTGAACCACCGATTCATCGACCGGTATCATAAAGACGGCTACCTGATCCTCCGCAACCATGTAGAAATTCCCGTTTCCACCCGCAGAAAGGATTTTGTGGTGGAATACCTTACCGGTAACCGTTAA
- a CDS encoding chondroitinase-B domain-containing protein, with amino-acid sequence MRKLTLLLLLLSNAVWATDRFVTNMTQLNAAIGASAPGDNIILQNGTWNNAAITFSSSGTAASPITMRAETAGSVTFTGNSTLNVTGTYLVVKGFRWTNGTVTGNVVTIRGGNNRITQCAIINFNSGAKWIVLDGLRGRVDHCHFEGKNTADPTMQIEVRDQTPDYHVVEYNHFARRDPLGANGGETVRNGYSGQMDNISRTLFQYNLLQECNGENEIISNKSAENLYRYNTFRRSKGQFCFRHGDRNILYANFFLGEGVAQTGGVRVIGSQNYIVNNYFHGLDAANSTGDAVIILQKGESYPAGEVRYNPQIVGCVIAYNTVADFISGKALDVNNGSRPLSPTGVKVANNIFADADQSLIANNLTGSETWMGNIANGTLGISNPGGITMANPQFETIGSWRIGATSPAIDAGVGGWGGIIALSGLDVDVTVSKDIDGQTRTSLKDVGCDERVTGTVINRPLNPSDVGPAFLGGPPDPDEPGPIVNLALNKPVTYSSQPQAENPASAAVDGNTATRWSASVYPQWIEVDLGAVYDISKTEVVCMDDRAYQFNVQVKTTSTGTYTQVVDRSANTTPGSIAAPITNTFGPVNARYVRMTVTGASGYTGTWASIIEFRMFGSATPLAPLGLAYKKATEPAKELQLSVYPNPVVSPSPVIRYTLTEAAPVQLVVYNMAGQAEVLTDAFQQAGEYSRTWNAGGKSNGVYIVKLKAGNREKQFRLLLNK; translated from the coding sequence ATGAGAAAACTTACACTTTTATTATTGCTTTTATCCAACGCAGTATGGGCCACAGATCGTTTCGTGACCAACATGACGCAGCTGAACGCTGCTATCGGCGCTTCGGCGCCGGGCGACAACATTATTCTCCAGAACGGTACCTGGAATAATGCCGCCATCACTTTCAGTTCTTCCGGCACGGCCGCCAGCCCCATTACGATGCGGGCGGAAACGGCGGGTAGCGTAACATTCACCGGCAATTCCACCCTGAACGTCACGGGTACCTACCTCGTGGTGAAAGGTTTCCGGTGGACGAACGGCACCGTGACGGGCAATGTGGTGACTATCCGCGGCGGCAACAACCGCATTACGCAGTGCGCCATCATCAATTTTAATTCCGGCGCCAAGTGGATCGTGCTCGACGGTTTACGCGGGCGGGTAGACCATTGCCATTTCGAAGGCAAAAACACGGCCGACCCCACCATGCAGATCGAAGTGCGCGACCAGACGCCGGACTATCACGTGGTGGAATACAATCACTTTGCCCGGCGCGACCCACTCGGCGCCAACGGCGGCGAAACCGTGCGGAACGGTTACAGCGGGCAAATGGACAACATCTCGCGCACCCTGTTCCAGTACAACCTGTTACAGGAGTGCAACGGCGAAAACGAGATCATTTCCAACAAAAGCGCCGAGAACCTTTACCGGTACAACACGTTCCGTCGCTCCAAAGGGCAGTTCTGTTTCCGGCATGGCGACCGCAATATCCTGTACGCCAACTTCTTCCTCGGTGAAGGCGTGGCGCAAACAGGCGGCGTGCGGGTGATCGGTTCGCAGAACTACATCGTCAACAACTACTTCCACGGCCTGGATGCGGCCAACAGCACCGGCGACGCGGTGATCATCCTCCAGAAGGGGGAGAGTTATCCCGCCGGTGAGGTGCGTTACAACCCCCAGATCGTGGGCTGCGTGATCGCTTACAATACGGTGGCCGATTTCATCAGCGGCAAGGCGCTCGACGTGAATAACGGCAGCAGGCCGCTTTCCCCCACGGGCGTAAAAGTCGCCAACAATATTTTCGCGGACGCCGATCAGTCGCTTATCGCCAACAACCTCACCGGCTCCGAAACCTGGATGGGCAATATAGCCAACGGTACCCTGGGCATTAGCAATCCCGGCGGGATTACCATGGCCAACCCGCAATTTGAAACCATCGGCAGCTGGCGGATTGGCGCCACCAGCCCGGCCATCGACGCCGGCGTGGGGGGCTGGGGCGGCATCATCGCCCTTTCCGGCCTCGATGTGGACGTGACCGTTTCCAAAGACATTGATGGGCAGACCCGCACCTCTCTGAAGGATGTCGGTTGCGATGAGCGTGTAACCGGTACCGTGATCAACCGACCGCTCAATCCTTCAGATGTGGGCCCGGCATTCCTGGGCGGCCCTCCCGACCCGGACGAGCCCGGCCCCATCGTCAACCTGGCGCTCAACAAGCCCGTTACATACAGCAGCCAGCCGCAGGCGGAAAACCCCGCCAGCGCCGCGGTAGACGGCAATACGGCCACCCGCTGGTCGGCCAGCGTGTACCCGCAATGGATAGAAGTGGACCTCGGCGCGGTGTACGACATCAGTAAAACGGAAGTGGTGTGTATGGATGACCGGGCTTACCAGTTTAACGTGCAGGTGAAAACCACCAGCACCGGCACTTACACCCAGGTGGTAGACCGCAGTGCGAATACCACGCCCGGATCGATCGCCGCACCCATCACCAATACCTTCGGTCCCGTGAACGCGCGCTACGTACGCATGACCGTTACCGGCGCCAGTGGCTACACCGGTACCTGGGCCAGCATCATCGAGTTCAGGATGTTCGGCAGCGCCACTCCCCTGGCGCCGCTGGGCCTTGCGTATAAAAAGGCAACCGAACCAGCGAAAGAGTTGCAGCTTAGCGTGTATCCGAACCCGGTAGTATCGCCCAGCCCGGTGATACGGTATACGCTTACCGAAGCCGCACCCGTGCAGCTGGTGGTGTACAATATGGCCGGCCAGGCGGAAGTGCTCACCGACGCCTTCCAGCAAGCCGGCGAATACAGCCGCACCTGGAATGCAGGCGGCAAATCTAATGGGGTATACATCGTGAAACTAAAAGCGGGTAACCGCGAGAAGCAGTTCAGGCTTTTACTGAACAAATAA
- the map gene encoding type I methionyl aminopeptidase encodes MSISSQAELLGMQKASEAVAVTLRKMREYARPGMSTAELDAYGFALLEAFGARSAPKLTYDFPGYTCISVNNEIAHGIPSRKTILQDGDLVNVDVSAELDGFWADNGGSFVLGEDRHQHQKLVDASRSILQTAIMHIRDGVKINVIGGLIEAEARKRGYRVIKNLNGHGIGRGLHEAPHSIANYYDKHNRAKFRKNLVVAIETFISTRTDWAYENGDGWTLASRDGSFVAQHEHTIVVTDGLPVILTKENGIWE; translated from the coding sequence ATGTCAATTTCAAGTCAGGCCGAACTGCTGGGTATGCAGAAAGCAAGCGAGGCGGTGGCCGTTACACTGCGCAAAATGAGGGAATACGCCCGTCCGGGCATGTCTACCGCGGAGCTGGACGCATACGGCTTTGCCCTGCTCGAGGCTTTCGGTGCAAGATCCGCCCCGAAGCTGACGTACGACTTCCCCGGCTATACCTGCATCAGCGTAAACAACGAAATTGCACATGGCATCCCCAGCCGCAAAACCATTTTACAGGATGGCGACCTGGTGAACGTGGACGTGTCCGCCGAACTGGACGGTTTCTGGGCCGATAACGGGGGCTCTTTTGTACTGGGAGAAGACCGCCATCAGCATCAGAAACTGGTGGACGCTTCCCGCAGCATCCTGCAAACGGCGATCATGCACATCCGCGACGGAGTGAAAATCAATGTGATCGGCGGGCTGATCGAAGCCGAAGCCCGGAAACGCGGCTACCGCGTCATCAAAAACCTCAACGGGCATGGCATCGGCCGCGGCCTGCACGAGGCGCCGCATTCCATCGCCAATTACTACGACAAACATAACCGCGCCAAGTTCCGCAAGAACCTCGTAGTGGCCATCGAAACCTTTATCTCCACCAGAACCGACTGGGCTTATGAAAACGGTGACGGCTGGACGCTGGCCTCCCGCGACGGCAGCTTCGTAGCACAGCATGAGCATACCATTGTGGTGACCGACGGCCTGCCGGTGATACTCACCAAAGAAAACGGTATCTGGGAATAA